A stretch of Lysinibacillus agricola DNA encodes these proteins:
- a CDS encoding ABC transporter ATP-binding protein has translation MSKIFQQKHHTVNALKNIHCTIYQGEMVAIMGTSGSGKSTLLNMISAIDEPTEGALFLFGKEAHDIYQEPKASKFRKENIGFIFQSFHLLKDLSVEDNIALPLILNDVPSKEIKVRVQQMMEKLNIAAWAKHRPNELSGGQKQRVAIARAIIANPPILLADEPTGALDVNTTDEILELLVNLQNNMSQTILLVTHDPYVATYANRVLFFHDGAIVDSYQNTQTAEDLDCILSKFKLVTRGDV, from the coding sequence ATGTCAAAAATCTTTCAACAAAAGCATCATACGGTCAATGCATTGAAAAATATCCATTGTACGATTTATCAAGGTGAAATGGTGGCCATTATGGGGACGAGCGGTTCTGGTAAAAGTACACTGCTAAATATGATTAGTGCCATCGATGAACCAACTGAAGGAGCGTTATTCTTATTTGGAAAGGAAGCGCATGATATTTATCAAGAGCCAAAAGCATCGAAATTCCGTAAAGAGAATATCGGCTTTATCTTTCAATCATTCCATTTGTTGAAGGATTTATCAGTTGAAGATAATATTGCGCTCCCCCTTATCCTCAATGATGTACCAAGTAAAGAGATCAAAGTACGTGTACAGCAAATGATGGAAAAACTAAATATTGCTGCCTGGGCAAAGCATCGACCAAATGAGCTTTCTGGTGGTCAAAAGCAACGAGTAGCTATAGCACGCGCCATTATTGCAAACCCGCCAATTTTACTGGCCGATGAGCCGACTGGTGCATTGGATGTGAATACGACAGATGAAATTTTAGAGCTGTTAGTAAACTTGCAAAACAATATGAGTCAAACCATTTTACTCGTGACACATGACCCTTATGTGGCTACTTATGCAAACCGTGTATTATTCTTCCATGATGGTGCCATTGTGGATTCCTATCAAAATACGCAAACAGCTGAGGATTTAGATTGCATTTTATCAAAGTTCAAGCTGGTTACTAGAGGTGATGTGTAA
- a CDS encoding YndJ family protein, producing the protein MLVNLRNNLCSPVLVLGLVLSVVCYLFSPQPEYMLLLTVAQLIFVPAMVKMVIAFNKAGDAIIVVMMVAITMLHWWSEGSVAIGLALIYVLYTVFIAIQGVKRFLQRGFTNMAEISIDVGLIYIFIGGLWFFAFIANIDTGFSSLITWLTAIHFHYSACLLAISIGLFGRIHNSRWYNAVVVILLTGPLLVALGITFSTILEIVSVVLYIAAIYSLFFLALKTKLPRGQGLLLRISYGSLCVTILWSFMYAFGHLIGNVYVGIPEMLKFHGFMNGVFFGSVGVLAWAVAIPETTHQPFQFPISQIRGKLREQSDPHPGLVDSLSDFVDTTKLPHTIPHFYEETNHYRLRASVKWKPWFKPFALIYQGLSRFMQQLNLPFSSKQIEMTGRIVKVDELQDGRLAPRAWIRNIDKQTTFVAIYSKHTTEQITYMNIALPLPFSTMIGVLYLYEDNGDLHLTSNHDGDAGIYLAINRFLFKLPLHEHFTITSKDEATLTAVHKMRIFGLAFLQIDYQITRK; encoded by the coding sequence ATGCTGGTGAATTTACGCAACAATCTATGTAGTCCAGTCCTAGTATTAGGGCTTGTGCTGTCGGTCGTTTGTTATTTGTTTAGCCCTCAGCCTGAATATATGTTGCTACTGACAGTCGCACAGCTTATTTTTGTTCCTGCGATGGTGAAAATGGTTATTGCCTTTAACAAAGCCGGTGATGCTATTATTGTCGTGATGATGGTTGCAATTACGATGCTCCACTGGTGGTCTGAAGGGTCGGTAGCAATCGGTCTTGCGCTTATTTATGTGCTTTATACGGTGTTTATAGCTATACAAGGTGTGAAGCGATTTTTACAGCGAGGCTTTACAAACATGGCAGAAATCTCGATTGATGTTGGACTTATCTATATATTTATCGGAGGACTATGGTTTTTTGCTTTTATCGCAAACATCGATACAGGTTTTTCATCATTGATAACGTGGTTAACAGCCATTCATTTTCATTACTCAGCTTGTTTATTAGCGATTTCGATAGGTCTTTTTGGGCGAATACATAATAGTAGATGGTACAATGCGGTCGTTGTTATTTTATTGACAGGCCCGCTCCTTGTTGCATTGGGTATAACGTTTTCTACGATACTAGAAATTGTTTCAGTGGTACTTTATATCGCTGCTATTTACAGCTTATTTTTCCTTGCTCTAAAAACGAAACTCCCTCGTGGGCAAGGCTTACTTTTACGAATTTCCTATGGGTCTCTATGTGTCACGATATTATGGTCATTTATGTATGCATTTGGTCATCTTATAGGCAATGTCTATGTAGGAATACCAGAGATGCTAAAATTTCATGGATTCATGAATGGTGTTTTCTTCGGTAGTGTAGGGGTGCTGGCTTGGGCTGTAGCTATTCCAGAAACCACACATCAACCATTTCAATTTCCAATCAGCCAAATTCGTGGGAAATTGCGAGAACAAAGTGATCCACATCCTGGTTTAGTCGATTCGCTTAGTGACTTTGTTGATACGACAAAACTGCCTCACACGATTCCACATTTTTATGAAGAAACAAATCATTATCGTTTAAGGGCATCTGTAAAGTGGAAACCCTGGTTTAAACCGTTTGCTTTGATTTATCAAGGCTTAAGTCGTTTCATGCAACAGCTAAACTTACCCTTTTCCAGTAAGCAAATTGAGATGACAGGCAGGATTGTTAAAGTAGATGAGCTGCAAGATGGGCGTTTAGCTCCACGTGCATGGATTCGTAACATAGACAAACAAACAACCTTTGTCGCAATCTATTCGAAGCATACAACAGAGCAAATAACATATATGAATATTGCGCTCCCACTGCCTTTTTCAACAATGATTGGGGTGTTATATTTATATGAAGATAATGGTGATTTACATTTAACGAGCAATCACGATGGAGATGCGGGGATTTATTTAGCAATCAATCGTTTTTTATTCAAACTACCTTTACATGAACATTTTACGATTACGTCAAAGGATGAAGCAACACTAACGGCTGTACACAAAATGCGCATTTTCGGTCTAGCTTTTTTACAAATTGACTATCAAATAACAAGAAAATAG
- a CDS encoding tubby C-terminal domain-like protein, whose product MKIYTYKQPAAIESTESVAILNEAGEVSSTVQRVYSNGLKKAFDRTMDYRYFVRFDVSDIAGQALFTCKKMSRRGRVHFRGKDFVTGKEYMIAYDGWQIMIPDLIITDGVQKINLNKEMEDWSVFSLDDQPIARWQAVFCETHFEITLQIEDNSPIQHEAFFIAIGQAVLFVGA is encoded by the coding sequence TTGAAGATTTATACATATAAACAACCAGCGGCCATTGAGTCAACGGAGTCAGTCGCAATTTTAAATGAAGCGGGCGAAGTATCGTCTACTGTTCAACGTGTGTATTCGAATGGATTGAAAAAGGCGTTTGACCGCACGATGGACTATCGTTATTTTGTACGTTTTGATGTTAGCGATATTGCTGGTCAGGCTCTTTTTACATGTAAGAAGATGTCGCGTCGTGGGCGAGTGCATTTTCGAGGGAAGGATTTCGTTACAGGCAAAGAGTATATGATTGCCTATGATGGCTGGCAAATTATGATTCCTGATCTAATCATCACAGATGGCGTCCAAAAAATAAATTTGAACAAGGAAATGGAGGACTGGTCCGTATTTTCTCTTGACGATCAACCGATTGCTCGCTGGCAGGCTGTCTTTTGTGAGACACATTTTGAGATTACGCTACAAATTGAAGACAACAGCCCGATACAGCATGAAGCCTTTTTTATTGCGATCGGACAAGCAGTGTTGTTTGTAGGTGCGTAA
- a CDS encoding DUF4179 domain-containing protein — translation MKKPFNENGPLPEFPRDEVRAAITKGIQQAEEQTNMTQTPVQMKRKSKRKPLLYVASAAAAFSIMIGSVAYVSPTFASTLSQLPIVGSVFSNSGLPGLKQASEQGLTSTVGEKHTINGISVTVDEILYDESNITVGLTIDSEKELSENYFGAGPNFTINGKNPKVSSGGYGEKDLNSTVRTGIARFEVKEDMPDSFEMGLTLEGKEGEKWEFIVPVKKITNTIYVPVSHQQQAEGIQLDVSKISFSPSGIALDYKATEKGTIDNPQVGASFIEFRITDEHGKEITSHSGGTEGHFDNGVWKFSSTKSFDPISDVVQKLTISPYLSLPSGGGGVQMDKDGTETEIPFDKSSLKEVKFQPFTVEVPKQTK, via the coding sequence ATGAAAAAGCCATTTAATGAAAACGGACCCCTTCCAGAATTCCCTAGAGATGAGGTACGAGCAGCAATTACCAAAGGAATCCAACAAGCAGAGGAGCAAACAAATATGACTCAAACACCTGTGCAAATGAAAAGAAAAAGTAAACGTAAACCATTATTATATGTAGCAAGTGCGGCGGCCGCATTTAGTATTATGATCGGTTCTGTCGCATATGTATCACCAACTTTCGCAAGTACATTATCACAGCTACCAATTGTCGGGTCAGTATTCAGTAACTCAGGCTTACCTGGCCTAAAACAAGCTAGTGAACAAGGGTTAACAAGCACTGTTGGAGAAAAGCATACAATTAACGGTATTTCTGTAACCGTAGATGAAATCCTTTATGACGAATCTAATATTACGGTAGGACTTACGATTGATTCTGAAAAGGAATTAAGTGAGAATTACTTCGGGGCAGGACCGAACTTTACTATTAATGGTAAAAACCCTAAAGTGAGTTCTGGTGGCTATGGTGAAAAAGATTTAAATTCAACGGTCCGTACAGGCATCGCAAGATTTGAAGTGAAGGAGGACATGCCGGATTCCTTTGAAATGGGCTTAACGTTAGAAGGGAAAGAAGGGGAAAAGTGGGAATTTATAGTTCCTGTTAAAAAGATTACGAATACTATTTATGTTCCAGTTAGTCATCAGCAACAAGCAGAAGGCATTCAACTCGATGTGTCCAAAATTTCATTTAGCCCATCAGGTATAGCACTTGACTATAAAGCTACTGAAAAGGGGACAATTGATAATCCACAAGTAGGTGCATCGTTTATAGAATTCCGTATTACAGATGAGCATGGCAAGGAAATAACATCGCATTCAGGTGGGACAGAAGGTCATTTCGATAATGGTGTATGGAAATTTAGTAGCACCAAGTCCTTTGACCCGATTTCAGACGTTGTTCAAAAATTAACGATCTCCCCTTATTTATCGCTTCCTTCAGGCGGAGGTGGCGTACAAATGGATAAAGATGGTACAGAAACAGAAATACCATTTGATAAGTCGTCACTAAAAGAAGTGAAGTTCCAACCATTCACAGTCGAAGTACCTAAGCAAACTAAATAA
- a CDS encoding ABC transporter permease → MFTMRTIALKLFRAAWANVLTSISIITISICLVMTMSVYIWNANSQMKEEIQALYGEMDIMVGYNPEQNMLLTSQQIENFETMPGVTKVSSVSLAHTIVENEKSTSFYTVGVESDDLVKSRYHFNVNLGPNDVVITENVARLFHKEVGDTLNVTFNKTVGDSVEADTGNFTIQEILPPLKGTDSPNIILIQNDVLKMWMENSNAQTAGMFALIKTEDNVATAVGTDLKQLDGTLRVDVMSDYDDFKRNLQALMIFMIVLSFFILLISSVLLLSTFQLLFHKIKEQLMVLRALGASTKQVGRIVQLQLSLIIGFGVLLGTSISLLVIKSWLPQLISIMKMPDAKTNLPMIFVLGIAIVSFLLLQLITKWQVHKSSSLLPLQIATENENLSLRWAKWKTIIVSGAAVISLFLFLNAYKVGKNSGQGALMILIGTLLVSGIFLYIMPYLFTALFKISLKPIRTVFGKEAYLACHQLMPQVRRNTPIILSIIGLMVILIFGSSLFKSVQQNSYEYINSQYETSIKIENELNDPTITPALTKEIEALPSVSYAYAQSNFAYISLLIDDKWTSNDIIAIDVPKYVQLDKLDAIEGDFKNGLIVKESFAKEHKLTVGDHLKAGTYDNALHQEVPIGEFQIIDIVDSPINDSDLMVDWSSFLSNLETTSISRTNITDIIVETDDTDQALTDLSYLQERWPALKITDKETFIRQNDEMTFQRWSLFVGVFVILISATCLGVLQTLLHSIYSRRADYAIQRLIGLSPRGLIKLILTQVLSFVLYGLAVGTFLGLLVTKLMFTIDGGSYDFVTLGVTSIVFLGATLIVFTLQGYWISRKKLANEMIDI, encoded by the coding sequence ATGTTTACGATGCGTACCATTGCTCTGAAGCTATTTCGTGCAGCGTGGGCCAATGTATTAACGAGTATAAGTATTATTACCATTTCTATTTGCCTTGTCATGACAATGAGTGTTTACATATGGAATGCTAATAGTCAAATGAAGGAAGAAATACAAGCATTATATGGAGAAATGGATATAATGGTCGGCTATAATCCCGAGCAAAATATGCTATTAACTTCTCAGCAAATCGAAAATTTTGAGACAATGCCAGGTGTGACAAAAGTTTCTAGTGTGTCACTAGCTCATACAATTGTTGAAAATGAAAAAAGCACATCATTTTATACAGTTGGTGTTGAAAGCGATGACTTAGTGAAAAGCCGCTATCATTTTAATGTCAATCTTGGTCCGAATGATGTTGTTATTACTGAAAATGTGGCGCGTCTCTTCCACAAAGAGGTTGGCGATACTCTAAACGTTACTTTTAATAAAACGGTTGGAGACTCAGTTGAAGCAGATACAGGCAACTTTACGATACAAGAAATACTTCCACCTCTAAAAGGCACAGATAGCCCTAATATAATCCTAATACAAAATGATGTGTTGAAAATGTGGATGGAAAATAGTAATGCACAAACAGCCGGTATGTTTGCACTCATAAAAACGGAAGATAATGTGGCAACCGCAGTTGGTACGGATTTGAAACAGCTCGATGGAACATTACGTGTCGATGTCATGAGTGACTATGATGACTTCAAGAGAAATTTACAAGCATTAATGATTTTTATGATTGTTCTGTCATTCTTTATCTTACTTATTTCAAGCGTCTTACTACTGTCAACGTTCCAACTATTATTCCACAAAATTAAAGAACAGCTTATGGTATTACGTGCACTTGGCGCCTCCACAAAGCAAGTAGGACGCATTGTACAATTGCAATTATCTTTAATCATCGGCTTCGGTGTATTGCTGGGGACATCGATCAGTTTATTAGTAATAAAAAGTTGGCTACCACAGCTCATTAGCATCATGAAAATGCCAGATGCAAAAACTAATTTACCGATGATCTTTGTGTTAGGGATTGCTATTGTAAGCTTTTTATTGCTCCAGCTAATCACAAAGTGGCAAGTCCATAAAAGCTCTAGTCTATTACCTTTACAAATCGCAACAGAGAATGAAAATTTAAGTTTACGATGGGCAAAATGGAAAACGATTATTGTGAGCGGCGCTGCAGTCATATCCCTATTCTTGTTTTTGAATGCTTATAAAGTCGGAAAGAATAGTGGGCAAGGTGCACTCATGATTTTAATTGGCACATTACTTGTCAGTGGAATTTTCCTTTATATAATGCCATATCTCTTTACAGCACTATTCAAAATTTCATTGAAGCCTATTCGTACTGTGTTCGGCAAAGAAGCATACTTAGCGTGTCATCAGCTTATGCCACAGGTACGAAGAAATACACCGATTATACTTAGCATTATCGGGTTAATGGTCATTTTAATTTTCGGCAGCTCTTTATTTAAATCGGTTCAGCAAAACTCATATGAGTATATTAACTCTCAATATGAAACGTCGATTAAAATTGAAAATGAATTAAATGACCCAACTATTACACCTGCTCTAACAAAAGAAATTGAGGCATTGCCGAGCGTGTCCTATGCCTATGCACAAAGTAACTTTGCTTATATCTCATTACTGATTGATGATAAATGGACATCAAATGACATTATTGCGATAGATGTTCCTAAATATGTTCAATTAGATAAGCTAGATGCTATTGAAGGTGATTTTAAAAATGGGCTTATTGTTAAAGAAAGTTTTGCAAAAGAACATAAATTAACTGTTGGGGATCACTTAAAAGCAGGTACCTATGATAATGCATTACATCAAGAAGTTCCTATCGGCGAATTTCAAATTATTGATATTGTAGATTCTCCAATTAATGATTCCGATTTAATGGTTGATTGGTCCTCTTTCCTTTCAAACCTTGAAACAACAAGTATTAGTAGAACAAATATAACAGACATTATCGTGGAAACAGATGATACAGATCAGGCATTAACTGACCTCTCTTACTTACAAGAGCGTTGGCCAGCTTTAAAAATTACTGATAAAGAGACATTTATCAGGCAAAACGATGAAATGACCTTCCAGCGCTGGAGCCTTTTTGTTGGCGTCTTTGTTATTTTAATTTCTGCTACTTGTCTTGGCGTATTGCAAACATTGCTTCACTCCATTTACTCAAGACGTGCCGATTATGCGATCCAGCGGCTTATTGGTCTTTCACCTCGAGGATTAATTAAGCTGATTTTGACGCAAGTGTTATCCTTTGTCCTTTATGGACTGGCTGTTGGGACATTTCTTGGACTTCTAGTTACAAAATTAATGTTCACAATTGATGGAGGATCTTATGACTTCGTTACATTAGGTGTTACGAGTATCGTCTTTTTAGGCGCGACACTTATTGTCTTTACGCTACAAGGTTACTGGATTAGTCGTAAAAAATTGGCAAATGAAATGATTGATATTTAA
- a CDS encoding sigma-70 family RNA polymerase sigma factor, translating to MAYVYVQNENDAVEVFQQTIIRAYEGLPQLKDPQYFSTWLTRIIINCCKTYLAKKNSVQLVEPHSLEDLNSTSPTYIEEELDLWHALCKLEEKYKTVLLLRFYQDNSVKDIAVILQCPEGTVKTHIRRGLQALRQQLKGAYIDEWVQSVERSH from the coding sequence ATGGCTTATGTTTATGTCCAAAATGAAAATGACGCCGTAGAAGTTTTTCAACAGACCATTATCCGTGCGTATGAGGGCCTACCTCAATTAAAGGATCCTCAATATTTTTCTACCTGGTTAACGCGCATTATTATCAATTGCTGTAAAACCTATCTTGCCAAGAAAAACTCTGTACAGCTTGTCGAACCACATTCATTAGAGGATCTCAATAGTACATCACCTACATATATCGAAGAAGAACTAGATTTATGGCATGCACTCTGCAAGCTAGAGGAAAAATATAAAACGGTTTTACTATTACGTTTTTATCAAGACAACTCTGTAAAGGATATTGCTGTGATTTTGCAATGTCCTGAGGGCACAGTGAAAACTCATATTCGCCGAGGCTTACAAGCTTTACGACAACAATTAAAGGGGGCATATATAGATGAATGGGTTCAATCCGTTGAAAGAAGTCATTAA
- a CDS encoding methyl-accepting chemotaxis protein, giving the protein MNFKSISKRIVFSFSIVIAVVVLYIGYNYYAVSQSNSATEQIVDEELQLLITDYEQAQTIGLRIAAARGYVLSGEKKYKEIFEENVKHAEENEKIRLAISESADFSKFAEMAKEWSRYVEQEVFTVYDQGKIELATKNLATMNEKATEIREGYEGLAEHRKQAINVLGADIIKSGENKQLTGIIVGIVIVIVAIIIALLSARVISRPIITLTNRMQRITEGDLSEPALIVNSKDEVGQLMEATNAMSDILNRLLKQIQTVSNDVAAHSEELMQSATEVKTGTEQIVDTVTEIASGTEVQASNASDVATTMAEFTLKMTDVNNSSKDVHQYSKNVMSLTKEGQGLMDASTEQMTSIHHIVKDAVYKVDELSKQTQEISKIVSVIQDIAAQTNLLALNAAIEAARAGEHGKGFAVVADEVRKLAEQVAVSVDDITSIVQRIQQDSNMVTSSLENGYGEVEKGTTQIASTNETFSQIAKAVYSMSTNIDSMSTKLEEVVQNTVNIHKSVDEIAAVSEQSAAGIQETSATVEQAASSMDEINNSSENLAGMAENLNELIRKFKL; this is encoded by the coding sequence ATGAATTTCAAGTCAATAAGTAAAAGAATCGTTTTTTCCTTCAGTATTGTAATAGCAGTAGTGGTTTTATACATTGGTTACAATTACTATGCAGTATCACAAAGCAACAGCGCAACGGAACAAATCGTTGATGAAGAATTACAATTACTCATTACAGATTATGAACAAGCTCAAACGATTGGGCTAAGAATTGCCGCAGCTAGAGGGTATGTACTTTCTGGTGAAAAAAAGTATAAGGAAATATTTGAAGAGAATGTAAAGCATGCTGAAGAGAACGAGAAAATACGTTTAGCAATATCAGAGTCAGCAGATTTCAGCAAGTTTGCGGAAATGGCGAAGGAATGGAGCAGGTATGTTGAACAGGAAGTATTTACTGTTTATGATCAAGGCAAGATTGAACTAGCGACGAAAAATTTAGCTACTATGAATGAAAAGGCTACGGAAATACGTGAAGGCTATGAGGGGTTAGCCGAGCATCGTAAACAAGCGATTAATGTGTTAGGCGCAGACATTATTAAATCAGGAGAGAATAAGCAGCTTACAGGCATTATCGTTGGAATTGTCATTGTTATCGTTGCAATCATAATTGCATTGTTAAGTGCTCGAGTCATTTCAAGACCAATCATCACTTTGACAAATCGTATGCAACGAATTACTGAAGGTGATTTAAGTGAGCCTGCACTTATTGTGAATTCAAAAGATGAGGTAGGACAGCTTATGGAAGCGACTAATGCGATGTCGGATATTTTGAATCGTTTATTAAAGCAAATTCAAACAGTATCCAATGACGTAGCTGCGCATAGTGAAGAGCTCATGCAATCAGCGACAGAGGTGAAAACTGGTACGGAACAAATTGTCGATACAGTCACTGAAATCGCGAGTGGCACAGAGGTGCAGGCAAGTAATGCATCAGATGTAGCTACAACAATGGCAGAATTCACCTTAAAGATGACAGATGTCAATAACAGCAGTAAGGATGTTCATCAGTATTCCAAAAATGTCATGTCTTTAACGAAAGAGGGACAAGGTTTAATGGATGCATCCACTGAGCAAATGACATCCATTCATCATATTGTGAAGGATGCTGTTTATAAGGTAGACGAACTAAGTAAACAAACACAGGAAATCTCAAAAATCGTGTCTGTAATACAGGATATAGCTGCGCAAACGAATTTACTGGCGCTTAATGCTGCTATAGAAGCGGCTCGAGCAGGGGAGCACGGTAAAGGTTTTGCGGTAGTTGCAGATGAGGTTCGTAAACTCGCTGAACAAGTAGCCGTCTCAGTTGACGATATAACAAGTATTGTACAAAGAATTCAACAAGATTCGAACATGGTTACATCTTCACTAGAAAATGGCTATGGAGAGGTTGAAAAAGGTACAACACAAATTGCTTCTACAAATGAAACATTCAGCCAAATTGCAAAGGCTGTTTATTCGATGTCAACAAACATTGACAGCATGTCGACAAAGCTAGAAGAAGTAGTACAAAATACTGTGAATATTCATAAATCAGTGGACGAAATTGCAGCTGTATCAGAACAATCCGCTGCAGGCATTCAAGAAACCTCTGCAACTGTCGAACAAGCAGCAAGCTCTATGGATGAGATCAACAATAGTTCCGAAAATTTAGCGGGCATGGCAGAGAATTTGAACGAGCTCATTCGAAAATTTAAATTATAA
- a CDS encoding DUF4166 domain-containing protein: MTIYQTLLGEDFTRLHPKLQKRYALPVDQPFYAKGVMHKIESGAKWLRPFYAMATKTRFLFPESGEDVPFSICNTCRVLPSGELEVLWERTFYFSNKTRYFDARMTVDPVQKIVKDYLGSPALFYSDLHFAVTSEGRLVIRSGVQRFVVSQIECPIPKMLEGRVVVEEGFDNKRNVFTIHVSIHNPLIGRLMMYAGEFTQQSM, translated from the coding sequence ATGACGATTTATCAAACTTTATTAGGCGAGGATTTTACACGACTTCATCCGAAGCTACAAAAGCGTTATGCATTACCTGTAGATCAACCTTTTTATGCAAAGGGTGTGATGCATAAAATTGAGTCTGGTGCAAAGTGGCTGCGTCCCTTTTATGCTATGGCTACAAAAACTAGATTCCTGTTTCCTGAATCAGGTGAGGATGTGCCATTTTCAATTTGTAATACTTGTCGAGTATTGCCAAGCGGAGAACTAGAAGTATTATGGGAGCGTACCTTCTATTTTTCTAACAAGACAAGATACTTTGATGCGAGGATGACGGTTGATCCAGTTCAAAAAATAGTGAAGGATTATTTAGGCTCACCGGCTCTTTTTTATTCAGATTTACATTTCGCGGTGACAAGTGAGGGGAGATTGGTCATTCGTTCTGGTGTTCAGCGATTTGTAGTTTCTCAAATAGAATGTCCGATACCAAAAATGTTGGAAGGACGTGTTGTTGTCGAGGAAGGATTTGACAACAAAAGAAATGTGTTTACGATTCATGTGTCCATCCATAATCCATTGATAGGGAGGTTGATGATGTATGCTGGTGAATTTACGCAACAATCTATGTAG
- a CDS encoding DoxX-like family protein: MKKKPIYVEVDILAPIDEAWTYTQNPKLHEQWDLRFSSITYIDKSSPEEPQRFTYETKVMPGLKVSGWGESKGEHQKEDGTKTSSLHFGTPQKISPIAEGKGYWQYIPHNKGLTFLTQYDYDVRYGKLGKLFDGVFRPIMGWATALSFDVLKRWLEKGENPYSQYRRFFLTILISVLFCFVWLYHGLVPKIIVQHPSEVMMVEELLGGGTSQLSDAGASKSNATQIVSWIGIAEMIFALCWLLPRGKRLLFGAQILLFPLLTMGAVLADKTIATAPFNPVTLNVALWVLSIIGFVLSKDMPSAKSCKRKRGETA; encoded by the coding sequence ATGAAGAAAAAGCCTATTTATGTGGAGGTAGATATACTAGCACCCATTGACGAGGCTTGGACCTATACCCAAAATCCAAAGCTGCATGAGCAGTGGGATTTACGTTTTAGCTCAATTACATATATCGATAAAAGTTCACCTGAAGAACCACAGCGCTTTACCTATGAGACGAAGGTGATGCCAGGTTTGAAGGTAAGTGGCTGGGGTGAAAGTAAAGGGGAGCATCAGAAGGAAGATGGCACCAAAACATCCTCGTTACATTTTGGCACGCCTCAAAAAATATCACCGATTGCAGAGGGGAAAGGATACTGGCAGTATATTCCTCATAACAAGGGGCTTACATTTTTAACGCAGTATGACTATGATGTTCGCTATGGAAAATTAGGGAAGTTATTTGATGGTGTGTTTCGTCCAATAATGGGCTGGGCAACAGCTCTTAGCTTCGATGTCTTAAAAAGATGGCTTGAAAAGGGAGAAAATCCTTATTCTCAGTATCGTCGCTTCTTTTTAACAATCCTAATTAGTGTGCTTTTTTGTTTTGTCTGGCTATACCATGGGCTTGTGCCGAAAATCATCGTGCAGCATCCGAGTGAGGTGATGATGGTTGAGGAATTACTAGGTGGGGGAACTAGTCAGCTTAGCGATGCTGGAGCATCTAAGAGCAACGCTACTCAAATAGTAAGCTGGATTGGTATTGCAGAGATGATCTTTGCACTTTGTTGGCTGTTACCTCGAGGGAAGCGCTTATTGTTTGGAGCTCAAATTTTACTGTTTCCGCTTTTAACAATGGGTGCCGTGCTAGCAGATAAAACGATTGCTACTGCTCCATTTAATCCAGTAACACTTAATGTAGCTTTATGGGTATTGTCCATTATTGGGTTTGTTCTTAGTAAAGATATGCCAAGTGCTAAAAGCTGTAAACGAAAGCGAGGAGAAACAGCATGA